Genomic DNA from Cydia fagiglandana chromosome 19, ilCydFagi1.1, whole genome shotgun sequence:
tataatattatgtttacaCTATATTTTATAACCATCTAAAGGTTAAGTTCTTAATGCCGtggtatttttatattttatcagagtaaataaaaactaaactagCCTATACTCAAGGTAGTATAAAGTTTGTATATTTCCAGTTGCATGAGCAAATTAAGGTCTATTACCTGGATAGCATCCTTGGTGAAGTTCTTCTTGTCTCTCATGCCTACACCATGCATCAGAGCCCAGTCCTTGGCCTTCTCTATAACTCCTACCAACGTCTTTTCTTCCAACGGTAAAGGAATGCACGATGTAAACCGGGCTTGCGAcatatttctataaaaaaactTGTACAATTTTATACCACTAATTTTTGTAATAAGGCTTTGAGATTTGTAAATAATAgcgcttttatttaatttttttgtgttgttttttaAGCTGACTGCCGACTCCACCGACTTGACAGTGACAGACAGCTGACTGGCAAGATTCAAGCAGTGACTGACAAAAACCGTCTAAACACCGGTTTTTTATAAGCTTTCTCAAGACCACTTCATTTAAGGTCATGTTAAAAACGACGTACTGATTTCAATATTTTCTCCTTTTGGTTCACCATGTCTTGAACGAACTTAAATTAAGAATGACATTTGACAGCATGGCTGCCACGGCTTTGGATTCCGAAATCATGAAAAGTGATAAATATTCCATATTATTGCCCACATACAATGAGAGAGAAAACTTGCCTATAATAATATGGCTTATTATGAAATATTTGGAGAAAAGGTAAGTACCAAAACTCAAAAGCACATCTATAAAAGACCGTCAAAATACGTCGCAAAAGTTTTCGTTTATTTGTCATTGTTTTTTACCGTTTTCTTGCAGTGGCTACGATTTTGAAGTGATAATAATTGATGATGGAAGTCCCGACGGTACCCTGGATGTGGCCAAACAGTTGCAAAAGCTGTATGGATCCAGTAAAATTGTTTTGCGCCCGCGGGAGAAGAAACTAGGTTTAGGCACAGCATACATGCACGGTATAAAACACGCAACTGGCAACTTTATCATTATCATGGACGCTGACCTTAGTCATCACGTaagtatttttgtaaaaaaaaattcaagcaGACTGTAGTGACTGTCTGCGTCTTTTTTTACAATAtggactagcgacccgccctggcttcgcacaggttagcaaattatacacctaaaccttcctcaagaatcagtctattgataggtgaaaaccgcatgaaaatccgttaaggagtttttgagtttatcatgAACAAACATGCAAACAGACAGGTGCGGCAGGGGACTttttaaggtgtagtgatattgaCATTAGTGTCATATTATAATTTCCTATTCTAATGTCCCCTTGACCCTTTCAGCGCTTATCATGCCACATTGTCGATTTGCCTCTTGTGAATGTGTTAACACACATTAATTACAATTTTTgatataattaaattactttGCAGCCTAAATTCATACCCAAGATGATAGAGCTCCAACGGAAGCACGACTTTGATGTGGTTTCCGGAACTCGTTACAAGGACGGTGGCGGCGTCTACGGTTGGGACTTCAAGCGCAAGCTCATCTCCCGCGGTGCCAACTTTGTAACTCAGATGCTATTGAGACCGGGGGCTTCTGACTTGACAGGGTCCTTTAGGTAACACAGCTTGACATTAACCAAGTAGtatgagtaagtaagtaagactAAGCCTACTACTTAACCCTTCAAGTGACTGACTGGTATAGAATGCCTCATAGGCCTCatagcattaagtccgccttaaGTACGATTGTATATTCTTTTATGCAATAAagatttcaataaaaaagtGTGGCATATGTAATTTTTGAATTATTGgaacttaaattttattttaattttttattcttaattatGATCAATTTATTATAACACAATTaattaaacataaaacattaaataagcttataaataataatataaattataaactatctataaataaacttaaagggcctataaataaaaaacatccTCCAAGTAACTGCCGATgggcattttattttaattaatcaaCTTTCACATTTCATTGACGCAATTGTCTGGGAGCCAGTGCCTACCACTTGAAGGGTTATAGAGccaaaccaagaaaagtctgcagcggatttgataacccacgcagtgcaagtgttattttaaaagtcaaacttctatgaaattatgacataaataacacttgcactgtgtgggctatcaaatctgctgaagaccttttttggtccgactctagcaCATCCTTGATGCATTATAGTAAATATTTGTGACATCTTCAGTCAAAAATACCACTTTACACTTTCTAGTATAAAAGGTATTCTAGTTGCATCATGTAAaaaattttatgattttttttattgcagatTGTACAAAAAGGACATCTTGCAGAAGCTCATAGACAGCTGTGTGTCTAAGGGCTATGTGTTCCAAATGGAAATGATTATCAGGTGGGTACATAAATGgaaaatctagacacgcggcagcgtgtcaagccaagttcaagcaaaggaactggctagccagcgccaagtgtatattacacgaaccacttggtgccacttttgacccttctataactcaaaacatctttaacgtaaacacataaaactacgtgtgtttaattatatccataaggacatctagaagcccaaattttatgaagctagctcaaacggttataaagatatgaaggtcaaaaagtcgtaaattttaagactgactgacagacttatagtacctaaacctaacctacttccagatgacctagaaggatgaaatttggattccagctcagttattgtgtgaaagcgtaggaaaaaatctaaaaataaaaaaaagttataaaatagggggggtccccatacaaaaaaaacattttttattgtgactgacatataagtacctaaacctaacctacttccagatgacctagaaggatgaaatttggaatccagctcggttattgtgtgtaagcgtaggaaaaaatctaaaaacaaaaaaaagttagtaAATAGGgagggtccccatacaaatttcttttttattgtgactgacatatagtacctaaacctaacctacttccagataacctagaaggatgaaatttggaatccagctcggtaattgtgtgtaagcgtaggaaaaaatctaaaaataaaaaaaggtaaaaaatagggggggtccccatacaaaaaacctgtaatacgcgctaaacaaccggccaacggtgtgtcgttggcggcgcgcggcaccacataattaatacaaagaacagaagtaaaaaacatgcagcggaaacacaagaaaaaacattaaatctcaatacctgcctagttttctttacaaaaagtattgatatcccatcaaaaacataaatgtaaaaaaggagagccaagttcaatacaaaaattatgcttggctgtggggttcgccgcaaaaagaatggagatctaaatgagtgccaagttctatgcaaaatccaaatatgtatttataggaacaaaataacattataaacaactattaaactctatttctgtgctttattggatacctataacaattgctgttattttaaaaaatgtgagatcttaaagtaggttaatagatttggcttggccagtttttatcagaattacaaaatatatatgttgaataactttataaaatgactgatgtaatgaaaactggccaagtcaaatctaaccaggctttaagatctcgcattttttaaaataacagcaattgttataggtatccaataaagcacagaaatagagtttaatagttgtttataatgttattttgttcctataaatacatatttggattttgcatatcaaatatcaaatatcaaatatcaacatttattcagcaaataggccacaagggcacttttacacgtcaacattgaatttacataaaagcaaaaataataacatcaacaattttataaattaaaactaacaattcaatctaacgtattacaattactaagagatgtatatggtctcttaatgtcgaattacatacaaaatacagataaaaaaacacacacaaaaaatctagtcaatctaatctaatcatagaacttggcactcatttagatctccattctttttgcggcgaaccccacagccaagcataatttttgtattgaacttggctctccttttttacatttatgtttttgatgggataattTTTACTTACACccttaaaatatttgtaagaccacagaataaataatagtactaccatacagaacggaaacttcctacaaaaccgaagtttgacagcgggtCAGGGTctaatcatgctgtccctttctaatatatggcactatccctgtCGGCTATTTATGCTTGCCAAAATTCacgccattatcttatctgtagtcgtgcacgcaaagggacgtcaaattGTGTCAaccataataattgctcggagcaatgttgagccgagcggagccgagtttggcctaTGTCaagagtttcgcacccctggtttgCAACCATTTATTTACGTGTCTACAAAGTCTTATTTGTTGTAATACACACTTACAACGCCTCTGGGTgcccatgggcggcggtaatcgcttaccatcaggcgattcctctgctcatttgcctcctatatcattaaAACCGGataagtgtgagtcggactcgcccaccgagggttccatacttttagtatttgttgttatagcggcaatagaaatacatcatctgaaaatttcaactgtctagctagagttagaccaagaaaagtctgcagagattttgacagcacacagtgccagtgttagttacgtcataatttcatagaagtttgacgtttaaaataccaCCTGCACTGTGTGTGCTGTTAAGATCTCTACAGACTTCTCTTGGTTTaagtctatcacggttcatgagatacagcctggtgacagacggacagtggattCTGAGTAATAGAGTCCcctttttatcctttgggtaaggaaccccaaaaaagaatttaaGTTATATCAACTTGTCCACAGAGCACGCCAACTAGACTACACAATTGGCGAGGTGCCCATAACGTTCGTGGACCGCGTGTATGGAGAGTCCAAGCTCGGAGGCTCCGAGATAGTGCAGTTTGCTAAGGCTCTACTATACCTGTTCGCTACCACGTGATCTTGCTgtgggggagggaggggggaaGCGGGGGTGTTCTTTTGGAACaaaactatactctgtatctttagatatttaaataaaagtaaacaaaacctaccctcaaatggctccttaagccagttgagggtagatgaaaacattacatgatcaaataatgtaggttaaagtcagatcgttcagtgacagatccaggtggttttgtatttggtcggttaaccaataaatgttataactacccgcaaatgtacaaattgttcgtttacttttatttaaatacctaaagatgcaGAGTACCTATAATAGTTATAAATAACTTTTGCACGTTGCACCAAAACGTCTGTCACCGTCAACACGTTCGcttaattattttgtaataagttttttggcaataatttcatttttggtacaagttttatcgttgactgtaaTTTTCTTTCCACATGCAACTAATACGcaccgagacaattctaacGACCACAAGTATGAGAAGCTTCTGAAAATTTCCTTTGTAAAAATTTcgcatgaaaaaaaaaatccagtgGCACATACATACCATACCCGCAAGTTCTGCAATATACGCTATATATTTTTACCTAGccctatatgtgacgttccacggcaaaaggtaccttatggcggctggcgcttacgtcgcatagcgccgcaataatattggagcggcgttaataatagcgtaagcgccaaccgccataaggtaccttttcgcctgggacgtcacatatatattgtagatttaccaGTAGGTAATCTAGTAATCAGTGGACGATGTTGTTGGTCTCGCACTTTATTATCCTTTGTACTCTATTTCTGTGTCTAAACCCTGTGTTACTGTTTTTTGTcccaaataaattgaaaaaaataattctacaTCCACATATGTTCCAAAACATGTGAAACTGAAACATGTACAAGTACTTAAATATTCTAGAAACATGAAAATGAGCAATCTTGTGTACGATGAAATAATTTATGtgcataattttaaatataattggATCGGTGACGTTATTCACATTCCATAAGCTAAGGCCGCGGCCGATGGGGAAGCGGTGAGCGGAGCGTGCAGCGGGCGAACGAGcgatttttattattcttataaacttatgattatgataatattgataatgtACATAGAtatagaaatatataaataaagattTTGTTACAATATTGTGTGTACTTTTAATCGAAGTATTGGAAGttattttaaagtaggtacctagaagTAATATCAGTAAAGTTGAACTCTTTTATTCCCTTTGTTTTAGTTGTTTAAGTTTAATTCGTTAGCGTCATAAAATGTATATCGTGTAAAAAAGCAACACGCACGGACATGCGCGTTTTAACAAAACGGTGGGTCATCTTGAAAATGTGAAagttgtatctttaggtatttagaaaagAGTAAGCAAAATCTAAgaagatgaaaacattacatggtcaaataatgtaggttaaagtcaggtcgtttagtgacagatccaggtggttttgtatttggttggttaatcaataaatgttataactacccgaaaaagtaccaattatttgtttacttttatttaagtacctaaagatacaaagTATAAGTATGTCTGTCACCTATTCAGGCTTACAACGcttaaccgatttcgatgaaattattAGGTACTGAGATAATTTGAGGaccgaggaaggacataggataagTAGATTTTACCAAACAAGTTTTGAAGATTGAAACGATTAATGCGCCGCAGTGAGCTTTCCATTAATGTCACAGGGTGAAAACGCGTAAAGAAGTTACTAGGAAGCAACACCCTGAATGCGTCATACATTTCAATTAGTAATCAAGACATACAGCGTATCTAATACACCGCAACGAATCGCAGAAAAAGAATAACATTATATTGATTTAGTTGTTATCATTCTGTTGTCCATATCATTACTCATTCTACCTGCGACCATGTACAAAATCATATTTCTCTTTTCAACGGTTTTCGCGAAATTAGACAATCCAAATCATGATTATATATTTCACGAGCTGTTTAACAGTTTGCAAGAGATTCCGAGATTTAGAGTTGCTTCGCCGCCGGTGGATGCTTGGGTTTTAAGCTTGAATAGTGACGTGGATTCGTTGAGATTGAGACAAGTGTCGGGGGAAGAGGCGCGGGAGGTGTTTGGTGCTCAGTTAAATGATGGGTGAGTATCTGTATATTTATTTGGGTTCCGTAGTCCGTTTGCGTGCATACGCGACTGTGGAGGGCATACGGAAACCTAGACTGATGCCAACAAGCCAgcacaatttttagggttccgtacccaaaggataaaaacgggaccctaatagctattactaaaacttcactgtccgtcagtttgtctgtcgccaggctgtaactcatgaaaaGTGATAGTTTAggcagttcaaattttcacagatactaaaaacaaaattaaataaatatttaagtagggctcccatagaacaaacgtaatttttgcagttttttgcgtaatggtacggaacccgtcgtgcgcgagtccgactcgcactttggCCGTTATTTCTTGTCTGCCGATTATCGGCACCACGATATTGTTTTTACAAACATCCACTGAGACACACCTTAAGTTAAGGCATAGGTACATTGATTATTGAAGAGTTTGTAAACTTACAGAAAAGACTAATTGGAGTAATTGGTCCTTCGGATTTGTTAGATGGCGCTGTTGAGATTAAGATACGTTTGACAATCCGCTTCAAAAAACATGGCTTCGATGGACATCTTACCTACTTCAGTGGCCAAACTCGGGCACTTCTTTCTTAgactttaaaataattatacaacaATTTTTTCTTTGGTTAATTAAAGTTCTGCTTTCAGTCCCAGTGCTCCCAGTTATCGTCAGCCCAGGAAGAACAAAGAATCTAAAAAACCGTCTAGACGAGCTATGCCTGTAGTGGATGAAAAAACTATGCTTGCTGAAATAATGAGAGTTATTAACAAATTCGCGTAAGTACCTACAGTCGAGGACATTAACAcattcaggccgcgtagccaagatgccaatcgcttacgctccgtagcgatcgaaacgcaactgtcactgtcgcgctattaaggaagagtgata
This window encodes:
- the LOC134673991 gene encoding dolichol-phosphate mannosyltransferase subunit 1, with the protein product MTFDSMAATALDSEIMKSDKYSILLPTYNERENLPIIIWLIMKYLEKSGYDFEVIIIDDGSPDGTLDVAKQLQKLYGSSKIVLRPREKKLGLGTAYMHGIKHATGNFIIIMDADLSHHPKFIPKMIELQRKHDFDVVSGTRYKDGGGVYGWDFKRKLISRGANFVTQMLLRPGASDLTGSFRLYKKDILQKLIDSCVSKGYVFQMEMIIRARQLDYTIGEVPITFVDRVYGESKLGGSEIVQFAKALLYLFATT
- the LOC134673993 gene encoding uncharacterized protein LOC134673993 — its product is MYKIIFLFSTVFAKLDNPNHDYIFHELFNSLQEIPRFRVASPPVDAWVLSLNSDVDSLRLRQVSGEEAREVFGAQLNDGPSAPSYRQPRKNKESKKPSRRAMPVVDEKTMLAEIMRVINKFALTTQDEAEVNIDDADRGLPSIKLYFKGAHTSLVVRAEGRRWHYIIGPPSLFPEWFHEEHEVQQDAIGLYVDVPKDVSGEFYNALLRLLTMFISFPV